In the genome of Paenibacillus pabuli, one region contains:
- the murA gene encoding UDP-N-acetylglucosamine 1-carboxyvinyltransferase, with translation MSKFIVRGGKRLTGSVKVSGAKNSVLPIIAASLLGEEGQSVIIDAPPLDDVMTINKVLESLGAGVTYRDEVITVNAEKLTSCEAPYEWVSKMRASFLVMGPLLTRMGHTRISLPGGCAIGTRPIDQHLKGFEAMGAEISLGQGYIEARSQGRLRGAKIYLDVASVGATQNIMMAATLAEGVTVLENAAKEPEIVDLANFLNGMGAKVRGAGTGVIRIEGVDKLSGVKHTVIPDRVEAGTYMAAAAISGGDVYIEGAISDHLGSVIAKLEEMGVTIHPDENGVRVIADRPLKAVDVKTLPYPGFPTDMQSQMMALLLASEGTSVVTETVFENRFMHVDEFQLMNAEIKVEGRSSIITGNAKLKGAKVTATDLRAGAALIIAGLVAEGTTEVGGVHHIDRGYVHLAEKLNGLGADIYRISVEEPKLDAVKASNEKAGEEVPLFKVQPTWA, from the coding sequence ATGAGCAAATTTATCGTCCGCGGTGGCAAAAGGTTGACCGGAAGTGTCAAAGTTAGCGGCGCTAAAAATTCTGTTCTTCCGATCATCGCTGCCTCTCTCTTAGGGGAAGAAGGACAAAGCGTTATTATTGACGCGCCTCCTCTAGACGATGTGATGACGATTAACAAGGTGTTGGAATCGCTGGGAGCGGGTGTTACATACCGGGACGAAGTGATTACCGTAAATGCGGAGAAACTTACTTCCTGTGAGGCACCGTATGAATGGGTAAGTAAAATGCGGGCGTCTTTTCTGGTCATGGGGCCATTGTTGACGCGTATGGGTCATACAAGAATTTCGCTCCCTGGTGGATGTGCCATCGGTACACGGCCTATTGATCAGCATTTGAAAGGTTTTGAAGCCATGGGCGCTGAGATCAGCTTGGGCCAAGGCTATATAGAAGCTCGCAGCCAAGGGCGGTTGCGTGGCGCGAAAATTTATCTGGATGTGGCTTCCGTAGGTGCCACTCAAAATATTATGATGGCTGCAACATTGGCTGAAGGAGTAACTGTTCTGGAGAATGCGGCAAAAGAACCGGAAATCGTGGATCTTGCCAATTTCCTCAACGGCATGGGTGCCAAAGTACGAGGTGCCGGAACAGGAGTCATCCGTATTGAAGGTGTGGATAAACTTTCAGGCGTGAAGCATACTGTCATTCCGGATCGGGTTGAAGCAGGTACCTATATGGCTGCTGCTGCAATTTCCGGTGGTGATGTGTATATCGAAGGCGCAATTTCCGACCATTTGGGTTCTGTTATTGCGAAGCTGGAAGAAATGGGTGTAACCATTCATCCTGATGAGAATGGCGTTCGCGTTATTGCGGATCGTCCGCTCAAGGCAGTGGATGTGAAAACATTACCATACCCAGGTTTCCCTACCGATATGCAATCCCAAATGATGGCGCTCCTGCTTGCCTCTGAGGGAACCTCTGTTGTAACAGAGACCGTTTTTGAAAATCGCTTCATGCATGTGGATGAATTCCAGTTGATGAATGCGGAGATCAAAGTTGAGGGACGTTCGTCCATCATCACGGGCAATGCCAAGCTGAAGGGTGCCAAAGTAACAGCTACCGATTTGCGTGCGGGTGCCGCACTTATTATCGCGGGTCTTGTTGCTGAAGGTACTACGGAAGTGGGCGGTGTTCATCACATCGACCGTGGCTACGTCCATCTTGCTGAGAAGCTTAACG
- a CDS encoding DUF1146 family protein, whose product MDTDLTNQLNQTLSTNGLVSIIVSLLCIALSWWALQNLKLDLIIRQPRGAQGRLLHLLLAIILGHAVSGFVIDYMSWTQMLRHLF is encoded by the coding sequence ATGGATACTGACCTGACAAATCAGTTGAACCAGACATTAAGCACGAATGGCTTAGTTTCGATTATCGTCTCTCTTTTATGTATAGCGTTGTCTTGGTGGGCTTTACAGAATCTCAAGCTGGATTTAATCATCAGACAGCCGAGAGGAGCACAGGGAAGACTGTTACATTTACTGTTGGCCATTATACTGGGGCATGCTGTTTCAGGCTTTGTCATTGACTATATGTCATGGACACAAATGTTGCGCCATTTGTTTTAA
- a CDS encoding F0F1 ATP synthase subunit epsilon, whose product MSTFLLEIVTPERLVFTEQVDSIIVRGVEGELGIMPGHIPMVTPLQIAPIIIKNGKENKQVAIGGGFIEVRKDKVVVLAESAEFPENIDVDRARAAKERAERRLGSQSNQDHFDHRRAEIALQKAVNRINVYGK is encoded by the coding sequence TTGAGCACCTTTTTGTTGGAAATTGTAACGCCTGAGCGTTTGGTATTTACAGAGCAAGTGGATAGTATCATCGTTCGCGGTGTTGAAGGGGAACTGGGTATTATGCCAGGTCACATCCCTATGGTTACACCATTGCAGATCGCACCGATTATTATCAAAAACGGAAAAGAGAACAAGCAGGTCGCTATTGGCGGCGGGTTTATCGAAGTCCGTAAAGATAAGGTTGTTGTCCTCGCAGAAAGTGCCGAATTCCCGGAAAATATCGATGTGGACCGTGCGCGTGCGGCGAAAGAGCGGGCAGAACGCCGTCTCGGCAGCCAAAGCAATCAGGACCATTTTGATCACCGCCGGGCAGAGATTGCTCTGCAAAAAGCGGTTAACCGGATCAATGTATACGGCAAATAA